The following is a genomic window from Aeromonas sp. FDAARGOS 1405.
AAAGCCTTTGTCATGTTGCTGCATGGGGGGCTCCTTGTTTAAGGGGTCAGAGTGACGGGCGGGAAGTCGATCTCGGTCGCCGCCAGGTGGTTGCCATAGTTGGTCAGGGTATTGACCACCACCTGGCCGAGCACCTCCAGCAGCAGCTCGTCATCTACGCCTGCGGCACGGGCGCTAGCAAGTTGCTCGTCACTGATCACCCCGCGCTGCTTGACCAGCGCCGTTGCCAGTTGCAGCAGGGCGTGATCAAGGGGAGCCGAGGCCTGGCCGAGTCGGGTTGCCCGGATCTCCTGGGCCGAGAATCCGGCCTTTCCCGCCAGTAGTGTGTGGGCAGACAAACAGTATTGGCAGGCGTTGGCTTGACCGATGGCCAGTGCCAGCAATTCCCGTTGTGGGGCAGTGAGGCGCCCCTTGCCAAGCGCCTCGGCAAAGCCCAGGAAGCCATTGAGCAGGGCTGGCGAGTGGGCCAGGGTGGCGTAGAGGTTGGGCACCATACCCAGATTGCGTTGCAGGGTGGCCAGGGTCTGGGCGGCTGCGGGTTGCGGCTGGGATACGGGTTGGATACGGCTCATGTTCTTCTCCTGTGGTAGTGAAGGTACGGGAGACAGTGTGCCGTCATTCGTGATACGGTTTATCACTCATCGTCTGCAAATAAATACTATTCGTCTCAAATATGGATCCGCTCTCTGCCCTGTTGGTTCATGCCTCCCCCGAAGCCAAGATCTTCTTCGCCGGCAACCTGTGCCAGAACTCCTCCAGTGATGATTACCCGAGCGGCGGACATCTTCATCTGCTGCGTAGCGGCGCCGTCATGCTGCGTGAAGAGGGGGGCGCCAGCTTGCTGCTCGAGGAGCCGACTCTGATCCTGTTCCCTCGGGGACGTCCTCACAAGCTTGAACCCAGAACGTTGGGGGGTTGTGATTTGGTGTGTGCCAATGTCGCATTCGGCAAGGGGGGCGCATCGCCGTTGCAGCTGGCATTACCGGGCTCGCTGGTGCTGCCGCTACGTGAGTTGCCTGCCCTGACGCCGGTGCTGAGTCAGCTGTTTGACGAGGCGTTTCACCCCCGCTACGGGCAGGATCCGCTGATCTCCCGCTTGCTGGAGGTACTGTTGATCCTGCTGCTGCGTCATCTGGTCGAGCAAGGAGTGTGTCAGCAGGGGATGCTGGCAGGTATTTCCGATCCCCGGTTGGCCAAGGCGATCTCGGTGATGCATCAGCGTGGGGATGAACCCTGGACGGTGGCCACGCTGGCGCGGGAGGCCTGCATGTCGCGGGCCCGCTTTGCCGCGAGGTTTCAGGAGCGGGTTGGTCAAGCGCCGCTTGGTTATCTGACCCACTGGCGTATGGCGCTAGCCTGCCAGCAACTGCTGGCGGGGGAGCCCGTGGTACAGGTGGCGCTGGGGGCGGGGTACAGCAGCAGTGTCGCCTTTGGTCGGGCATTCGAGCGGGAGCTGGGGGTGAGCCCGGGGCGCTGGCTCAAGGCGCAGCAACAAGCCGAATAAAAAAACGGGGCAGCCAGTGGCTGCCCCGTGTTCATGGCTGGTCAGCCAGTATAGACGTTCTCTTCCGGATAACGGATGCGGGTCTCGACCGGGCGGGCCAGCATAAAGGCCAGGGTCAGGGGGCCGAGACGGCCGCAGATCATCACAAGCACCAGGATCAGCTTGCCCGGCTCGCTCAGGGAGGCGGTGATGCCGGTGGAGAGGCCGACGGTGGCAAATGCCGAGATGGTCTCGAACATGATTTTGTCGAACGGCAGATCCTCGGTCACCATCAGCAGGAACATCGCCAGCATCAGCACCATGGTGCTGACGATGATGATGGCCAGCGAGCGGGTCACGATCTGGGGCGACAGGGTGCGGCCAAAAGCGGTGACATGGGGCCGTTTGGTCAGAAACGCCTTGGTCGCCAGTAGCACCACGGCGAAGGTGGTGACTTTGATACCACCACCGGTCGAGGTGGCACCGGCACCGATAAACATCAACATCATCAGGAACAGCAGCGCCGCCGGGGTCATCAGCCCGATATCTATGGTATTGAAACCGGCGGTACGGGCACTGGCAGACTGGAAGAAGGCAGCCAGCAGCTGGCCACCGACACCGGCCTTGCCGAGGGTGCCCGGGTTGTTGTGTTCCAGCAGCCAGAACATCAGGGTACCGGCCAGCAGCAGTGCCGGGGTCATCAGCAGCATCAGCTTGCTGTGCAGCTTGAGCTTGCGCCAGCGGCGGTTGCGCACCAGATCGACGATGACGGTAAAGCCGATCCCCCCCAGGATCAGCAGACCGGCGATGGTCAGGCTGATGATGGGGTCGTCCCTATAGTCGATGAGGTTGTTGGCAAAGAGCGAAAACCCGGCGTTGTTGAAGGCCGATACTGCGTGGAAGAAGCTGACATAGAGGCCGTGCACCCACCCCATCTCGGGCACCCAGCGGATCGCCATGATGCCGGTGCCGATCAGCTGGGCGATAAAGGCGAACAGCACGATCCGTTTGACCAGCTGGATGATGTTGACCGAGCCCTCCTGTCCCAGCGCCTCCTTGGCCAGTACCTGCTGGCGTAGGCCGACCCGTTTGCTGAAGATGGCGATCAGCAGCAGGGTCATGGTCATCTGGCCCAGACCGCCGATCTCCATCAGCATCAGCAGGAAAATCTGCCCCTGCAGGGTAAAGGCGGTGCCGGTATCCACCACGCCAAGACCTGTCACGCTGATGGCCGAGGTGGCGGTAAACAGGGCGTTGACGAAGGTGACCTCGCCATTGTGGCTGGAGGGTTGCACCAGAAAGATGGTGCCAATCAGCAGAATGATCAGAAAGCTGCCGAGGATCAGCCGGGCTTCGCTCCAGCGAGAGTCCTGCTCCCGATGGAGGGCGAAGGCGTAGCTGCTGCGCCAGTTGATCATAGGGTTTCGAGCCAGTGGTCGATGGCGTGCTTGTTGCCCGCCAGGATCAGGATGTCGCCCAGTTGCAGCTCCATCTTGCCGGTCAGCACGTTGTGCAGCACGTCACCACGCTTGATGGCGAGCAGCTGGAAATCGCTCTGTTGCAGCAGGTGGAAGTCGCCCAGTTCCCGGCCGTTCTGTTGCAGGCCAATCACGAACTCGGTCAGCACCATGTCGTGGCCCAGCTCCAGATAGTCGAACAGCCGGTTGTCCAGCATGCTCTGGGCGACCCGGCGGCCCATGTCCCACTCCGGGTTGATCACCTTGTCGGCGCCCACTTTCTGCAGGATCTTGGCGTGGAACTTGTCGCGCGCCTTGACCCACACCTTCTTCACGCCCGCCTCTTTCAAGACGAGGGTGGTGAGGATGCTGGTCTCCAGGTTGTCACCGATGGCAACGAAGACGATATCGAAATTGGCCAGTCCCAGCTCGGCCACGGTGGCCTCATCGGTGGCGTCGGCCACGATAACGTGATTGCAGAGGGCGGCGATTTGCCGGGTCTTGCTCTCGTCGATATCGATGGCCAGTACTTCGGCATCTTGCCGTTGCAGCTCTTCGCACAGCGCGCTGCCAAACAGGCCCAGGCCGATGACGGCAAACTGGTTGTTCATGAGTTATTCCTCAGCAGTTGAAGTCGCCTACTCTAAACCACTGCTATTCCCCCGAAAAGGGCTCGGGTTTTTCGTCATGGGGCAACTTGAGGTAGACTGCGCCCTTGCACCAAGCCGGGATAGACCGATGAAACTGAATGCCAACGCCTCCTTGTTGAAGCTCAACACCCTTGCCCTCGATGCGTATTGCCTCTGGCTGGCCGAGGTGGAGCAGGTTGCCGATCTGGCGACCCTGCGTGCTGATCCACAACTCAACCAGTTGCCTCGCCTCAATCTGGGCGGCGGCAGCAATATGCTCTTCACCACCGATTTTCTCGGTCTGGTGGTGCTCAACCGGCTCAAGGGGATTACCGCTGAAGATGGTGGCGATCACTGGTTGCTCCATGTGGCGGCCGGTGAAGATTGGCATCAGCTGGTGCGCCATACCTTGCAACAGGGCTGGTTCGGGCTAGAGAATCTGGCGCTCATTCCCGGTACGGTCGGTGCCGCGCCGGTGCAGAACATCGGTGCCTATGGCGTTGAGCTGGCCGACTTCTGCGCCTATGTCGAGGCGTTCAACTGGCAGAGTGGCGAGATTGAACGGATCGCGGCGGCAGATTGCCGCTTCGGTTATCGCGACAGCATCTTCAAACACGAGTATCAGGATTCCCACCTGATCACCGCCGTCGGGCTCAAACTGCCCAAGGCGTGGCAACCGGTGCAGGGCTATGGCCCACTGGCTGCGCTCGGTGACGCGCCTTCGGCGCAGGCCATCTTCGATACCGTCTGTGCCACCCGCATGGCCAAACTGCCGGATCCTGCGGTGCTCGGCAATGCGGGCAGCTTCTTCAAGAATCCGGTGGTGCCTGCCGCGCTGGCGGAGTCGCTCAAGTCGCGCTATCCGCAGATGCCCTGCTATCCGGCCGGAGAAGGGCAGTCCAAGCTGGCGGCGGGCTGGCTCATCGATCAGTGCGGTTTGAAAGGTTTCGCCATTGGCCGTGCCGCTGTTCATCAGGAGCAGGCGCTGGTGCTGGTCAATCTGGGGGGCGCCAGTGCCATGGAGCTGATCGCGCTGGCGGCCCATGTCCGCGACTGCGTGGAGCAGACGTTTGGCGTGGTGCTGGAGCACGAGGTGCGCTTTATGGGCGCGCACGGTGAAACCTGGCTCGACGAGGTGCTCTCATGACGTTGACTCCCATCAGACAGACCCTGATCACCCTGCTTAGCGACGGCCAGTTTCACTCCGGCGAACAGCTGGGTGAGCAGCTCGGCATCAGCCGGGCGGCGGTAAGCAAACACATGGCGGCGCTCAAGGAGCTGGGGCTGGATCTCTTTAGCCTGACCGGCAAGGGCTACCGGCTGGCGGTGCCGATGGCGCTATATGATCAGGCTACCTTGCAGGAACTGGCACCGATGGCGCCGGTGCACTGTTTTCCGGTCATCGGCTCGACCAACCAGCACCTGCTGGATCGGGTCAATGAGCTGCGCTCCGGCGAGAGCTGTCTGGCCGAGTGTCAGACAGCCGGGCGCGGTCGTCGTGGCAAACCCTGGATTTCGCCGTTCGGTTGCCAACTGATCCTCAGCATGTACTGGCGACTCGAACAAGGCATGGCGGCGGCCATGGGGCTCAGTCTGGCGGTCGGCGTGGCAGTGGTTGAAGCGCTGGAGAGCCTTGGCTATCAAGGCGTCGAGCTCAAGTGGCCCAACGATCTCTACTATCAGGGCCGCAAGCTGGCGGGCATTCTGGTGGAGATGAGCGGCAGTGCCGGTGCCAGCTGTCATCTGGTGATCGGTATCGGCCTCAATCTGGCGATGCCGGCCCGTGAAGGGGAGAAGATCGATCAGGCCTGGGCCGAGCTGCGCCACATCAATCTCGAGCTGGTCGACCGCAATGAGCTTGCCGCCCGGATGATCGTCTATCTGCAGCAGGCGCTGCAGACCTTCGAGCAACACGGTCTGGCGAGCTTTGTCGAGCAGTGGAATCGGCTCGACCATTTCGCTGGTCGCCCCGTCCGTCTGTTGATGGGGGATCAGGAGATCCGCGGTATCGCCCGTGGTATCGAC
Proteins encoded in this region:
- the birA gene encoding bifunctional biotin--[acetyl-CoA-carboxylase] ligase/biotin operon repressor BirA, with the translated sequence MTLTPIRQTLITLLSDGQFHSGEQLGEQLGISRAAVSKHMAALKELGLDLFSLTGKGYRLAVPMALYDQATLQELAPMAPVHCFPVIGSTNQHLLDRVNELRSGESCLAECQTAGRGRRGKPWISPFGCQLILSMYWRLEQGMAAAMGLSLAVGVAVVEALESLGYQGVELKWPNDLYYQGRKLAGILVEMSGSAGASCHLVIGIGLNLAMPAREGEKIDQAWAELRHINLELVDRNELAARMIVYLQQALQTFEQHGLASFVEQWNRLDHFAGRPVRLLMGDQEIRGIARGIDDRGALRLETGEGVKFYLGGELSLRRGD
- a CDS encoding TrkH family potassium uptake protein, which produces MINWRSSYAFALHREQDSRWSEARLILGSFLIILLIGTIFLVQPSSHNGEVTFVNALFTATSAISVTGLGVVDTGTAFTLQGQIFLLMLMEIGGLGQMTMTLLLIAIFSKRVGLRQQVLAKEALGQEGSVNIIQLVKRIVLFAFIAQLIGTGIMAIRWVPEMGWVHGLYVSFFHAVSAFNNAGFSLFANNLIDYRDDPIISLTIAGLLILGGIGFTVIVDLVRNRRWRKLKLHSKLMLLMTPALLLAGTLMFWLLEHNNPGTLGKAGVGGQLLAAFFQSASARTAGFNTIDIGLMTPAALLFLMMLMFIGAGATSTGGGIKVTTFAVVLLATKAFLTKRPHVTAFGRTLSPQIVTRSLAIIIVSTMVLMLAMFLLMVTEDLPFDKIMFETISAFATVGLSTGITASLSEPGKLILVLVMICGRLGPLTLAFMLARPVETRIRYPEENVYTG
- a CDS encoding carboxymuconolactone decarboxylase family protein; amino-acid sequence: MSRIQPVSQPQPAAAQTLATLQRNLGMVPNLYATLAHSPALLNGFLGFAEALGKGRLTAPQRELLALAIGQANACQYCLSAHTLLAGKAGFSAQEIRATRLGQASAPLDHALLQLATALVKQRGVISDEQLASARAAGVDDELLLEVLGQVVVNTLTNYGNHLAATEIDFPPVTLTP
- the murB gene encoding UDP-N-acetylmuramate dehydrogenase; translated protein: MKLNANASLLKLNTLALDAYCLWLAEVEQVADLATLRADPQLNQLPRLNLGGGSNMLFTTDFLGLVVLNRLKGITAEDGGDHWLLHVAAGEDWHQLVRHTLQQGWFGLENLALIPGTVGAAPVQNIGAYGVELADFCAYVEAFNWQSGEIERIAAADCRFGYRDSIFKHEYQDSHLITAVGLKLPKAWQPVQGYGPLAALGDAPSAQAIFDTVCATRMAKLPDPAVLGNAGSFFKNPVVPAALAESLKSRYPQMPCYPAGEGQSKLAAGWLIDQCGLKGFAIGRAAVHQEQALVLVNLGGASAMELIALAAHVRDCVEQTFGVVLEHEVRFMGAHGETWLDEVLS
- a CDS encoding TrkA family potassium uptake protein, with protein sequence MNNQFAVIGLGLFGSALCEELQRQDAEVLAIDIDESKTRQIAALCNHVIVADATDEATVAELGLANFDIVFVAIGDNLETSILTTLVLKEAGVKKVWVKARDKFHAKILQKVGADKVINPEWDMGRRVAQSMLDNRLFDYLELGHDMVLTEFVIGLQQNGRELGDFHLLQQSDFQLLAIKRGDVLHNVLTGKMELQLGDILILAGNKHAIDHWLETL
- a CDS encoding AraC family transcriptional regulator; translation: MDPLSALLVHASPEAKIFFAGNLCQNSSSDDYPSGGHLHLLRSGAVMLREEGGASLLLEEPTLILFPRGRPHKLEPRTLGGCDLVCANVAFGKGGASPLQLALPGSLVLPLRELPALTPVLSQLFDEAFHPRYGQDPLISRLLEVLLILLLRHLVEQGVCQQGMLAGISDPRLAKAISVMHQRGDEPWTVATLAREACMSRARFAARFQERVGQAPLGYLTHWRMALACQQLLAGEPVVQVALGAGYSSSVAFGRAFERELGVSPGRWLKAQQQAE